One window of Sphingobium sp. TKS genomic DNA carries:
- a CDS encoding Rrf2 family transcriptional regulator has product MRLTRYTDYSLRVLIHLALNDERLCSIGEMSRTYDVSHNHLMKVVNALAHDGFIRTVRGRGGGMQLARAPETITVGDVVRRTEEGFQLADCSGCALSPACGLTGVLAKGMQAMMAVFDSYTIADLLIDKDAMRRLMNRESPIGIGTV; this is encoded by the coding sequence GTGCGCCTTACACGCTACACGGACTATTCGCTCAGGGTGCTGATCCACCTGGCGCTGAACGATGAGCGGCTATGCTCGATCGGCGAGATGTCGCGCACCTACGATGTATCTCATAACCACCTCATGAAGGTCGTCAACGCGCTTGCCCATGACGGTTTTATCAGGACGGTGCGCGGCCGCGGCGGCGGCATGCAGCTTGCTCGTGCGCCCGAAACAATCACTGTGGGCGACGTCGTTCGCCGGACCGAGGAAGGCTTCCAGTTGGCTGATTGCTCTGGCTGCGCACTCTCGCCGGCCTGTGGACTGACCGGTGTCCTCGCTAAAGGCATGCAGGCGATGATGGCCGTGTTCGATTCCTACACGATCGCCGATCTGCTGATCGACAAAGATGCGATGCGCCGGCTGATGAACCGCGAGTCCCCTATCGGCATCGGAACTGTCTGA